The Deltaproteobacteria bacterium genome includes a region encoding these proteins:
- a CDS encoding ABC transporter substrate-binding protein has product MLKSIFKVICVLGFVLIIAGNSWAAEPIKIGALFAVTGPPSFLGEPERNTANMMVDQINRAGGIKGRMLKLVVYDTQGDATKAVQAATRLIKDDRVSAIIGPSTTGETLAVIPIVERAGIPLISCAAGIKITDPVKKWVFKTAQNDSLAVERIYDHLKKRNINKVAILTVSDGFGSSGREQLKLRVKDFGITIVSDEIYGPNDTDMTAQLVKIRGSKAQAIICWGTNPGPAKVARNAKQLGLNMPLYMSHGVSSKKFIELAGDAAEGIMLPSGRVVVANLLPKSDQQKKSLLAYVRDYKKHFKVEGDHFGGHAWDAVMLLKDALERGGDSPEAIRKELEKTRNFKGIGGIFNFSPHDHAGLTKDAFVLVTIKNKNWMLVK; this is encoded by the coding sequence ATGCTAAAATCAATTTTTAAAGTAATTTGTGTTCTGGGGTTTGTTTTAATCATTGCAGGCAACTCTTGGGCGGCGGAACCGATCAAAATCGGCGCGCTTTTTGCGGTGACCGGTCCTCCCTCATTTCTCGGTGAACCGGAACGCAACACGGCCAACATGATGGTGGATCAAATTAACAGGGCTGGCGGTATCAAGGGGCGCATGCTGAAACTGGTGGTCTACGATACCCAGGGTGATGCGACCAAGGCGGTACAGGCGGCCACGCGACTTATCAAGGATGACAGGGTAAGCGCAATTATCGGTCCCAGCACGACCGGTGAGACATTGGCCGTTATTCCTATTGTAGAAAGAGCGGGGATTCCTCTGATATCTTGCGCCGCCGGGATTAAGATTACAGATCCGGTAAAGAAGTGGGTCTTCAAGACTGCCCAGAACGACTCTCTCGCCGTCGAGCGCATTTATGATCATCTCAAAAAGCGGAATATTAACAAAGTGGCAATACTGACGGTTTCTGACGGTTTCGGCTCATCTGGAAGGGAACAGTTGAAACTCCGTGTTAAAGATTTCGGTATCACCATAGTATCTGATGAAATCTACGGTCCCAACGATACAGATATGACCGCCCAGCTGGTTAAGATACGCGGCAGCAAAGCACAGGCGATTATCTGCTGGGGAACGAATCCGGGACCTGCCAAAGTCGCCAGAAATGCCAAGCAACTGGGGCTTAACATGCCGCTTTACATGAGTCATGGCGTCTCTTCTAAAAAATTTATAGAGTTGGCCGGGGATGCAGCCGAGGGGATAATGCTTCCTTCGGGACGTGTTGTTGTTGCAAATCTGCTTCCGAAATCTGACCAGCAGAAAAAGTCGCTTCTTGCCTATGTAAGGGATTACAAAAAGCATTTTAAGGTGGAGGGGGATCATTTCGGCGGTCACGCATGGGATGCGGTTATGCTCCTGAAAGACGCTCTTGAACGTGGCGGAGATTCTCCTGAGGCCATTCGTAAAGAACTTGAAAAAACACGCAATTTCAAAGGCATCGGTGGTATATTCAACTTTTCTCCTCACGATCACGCCGGGTTGACAAAGGACGCCTTTGTCCTTGTGACGATAAAGAATAAGAATTGGATGCTGGTAAAATAG